From the genome of Brevibacterium sp. JSBI002, one region includes:
- a CDS encoding acyltransferase yields MFGSRRLDDESPAAPTRVDLSPAEPTAGPAPADKPTAAPAPTARPKTPKAHRHDVDVMRVLAGLTVMIGHSGGVLIGGSDEGSDAWWLGHLAEAVNPWAVPMFFMIAGWAVLAGAPPRTEAKMWDRIVRHVVPLAAWSVIFVLGFNLFDTDEVDVRHDLVRSLLEAGRPAFHLWYLYAYIPLILVFGTLILFWKGQRPWKLATLAIVLAGSTVWAPFALEIIGSDQDAWKWGFATYQVVYFTVGAFVIHHAHELRPPIWMLCVLFAVSALGVLWWESRRSYPIENANPLIVGLAVSVILLVSRIRLSERAKKVFTTMATASFGAFLVHVFFLELFFERLFDVDATPILLVVQYFGFLALMAALSYALSFAWGKLHLSRILG; encoded by the coding sequence TTGTTCGGTTCACGCCGGTTGGACGACGAGTCCCCCGCAGCTCCCACCCGGGTCGACCTCTCCCCCGCCGAGCCGACGGCCGGACCAGCCCCAGCCGACAAGCCGACGGCGGCACCTGCCCCGACTGCGAGGCCGAAAACTCCGAAAGCGCACCGCCACGACGTCGATGTCATGCGAGTGCTCGCCGGGCTCACCGTCATGATCGGCCATTCGGGCGGCGTCCTCATCGGCGGATCCGACGAGGGCAGCGACGCCTGGTGGCTCGGCCATCTCGCCGAGGCGGTCAATCCCTGGGCCGTGCCGATGTTCTTCATGATCGCTGGTTGGGCCGTGCTCGCCGGTGCACCTCCGCGCACCGAAGCGAAGATGTGGGACCGCATCGTCCGGCATGTCGTTCCACTGGCCGCTTGGTCGGTCATCTTCGTGCTCGGCTTCAACCTCTTCGACACCGATGAGGTCGACGTCCGACACGACCTCGTCCGCAGCCTCCTCGAGGCCGGTCGCCCGGCTTTCCACCTATGGTATCTCTACGCGTACATTCCGCTCATCCTCGTCTTCGGCACGCTCATCCTGTTCTGGAAGGGACAGCGGCCGTGGAAGCTCGCGACCCTCGCCATCGTCCTCGCAGGGTCGACCGTGTGGGCGCCGTTCGCCCTCGAGATCATCGGCTCCGACCAGGATGCGTGGAAGTGGGGCTTCGCGACATATCAGGTCGTCTACTTCACCGTCGGCGCCTTCGTCATCCACCACGCGCATGAGCTGCGTCCGCCGATCTGGATGCTGTGTGTGCTCTTCGCGGTCTCGGCGCTCGGCGTGCTGTGGTGGGAGTCGCGACGGTCCTATCCGATCGAGAATGCGAACCCGCTCATCGTCGGACTCGCCGTCAGCGTCATCCTCCTCGTCTCGCGCATCCGGCTCAGCGAGCGGGCCAAGAAGGTCTTCACGACGATGGCGACGGCATCATTCGGTGCATTCCTCGTCCACGTGTTCTTCCTCGAACTCTTCTTCGAACGTCTCTTCGACGTCGATGCGACACCGATCCTGCTCGTCGTCCAGTATTTCGGTTTTCTCGCGCTCATGGCGGCTCTGTCGTACGCACTGAGCTTCGCCTGGGGAAAGCTCCATCTGAGCCGAATCCTCGGCTGA
- a CDS encoding DEAD/DEAH box helicase: protein MAETEADFAELGVAGPIVASLASAGITHPFPIQALTLPVALSGADIIGQAKTGTGKTLGFGIPLLQRVVGKTEDSSVTSDPDSTPDSVGDAKEPRLPQALVVVPTRELAKQVAADLVTASVQRDVDIMTIYGGMDFDPQINRLKSGVDVVVGTPGRLLDLYGRKILKLHRVRTVVLDEADEMLDLGFLPDVEKIINAVPAHRQTMLFSATMPGAVITLARRYMNQPTHIRAQDHEDLSLTGKNTTQFVYRAHSMDKSELVARMLQAEGRGRTIIFTRTKRTADKLAAELEDRGFAVKALHGDLGQSQREKALKSFRDGKVDVLVATDVAARGIDIDDVTHVVNYQCPDDEKTYVHRIGRTGRAGNSGVAMTLVDWDDMPRWRLINKALGLDFDEPAETYSTSPHFFSDLGIPKGTKGRLPRQHPEGEDEKSSGERKGRGSDRRGSGRGRSESRRGGSSDRRESSSDSGSDDRKPRRQRSRRRTRGGKPVNRAQGGQTGQGGHPATDSSED from the coding sequence ATGGCGGAGACAGAAGCGGATTTCGCGGAGCTGGGAGTCGCCGGACCGATCGTGGCCTCGCTGGCCTCGGCAGGAATCACCCACCCCTTCCCCATTCAGGCGCTGACGCTGCCCGTGGCACTGTCGGGAGCCGACATCATCGGGCAGGCTAAGACGGGCACCGGAAAGACCCTGGGATTCGGAATCCCCCTTCTCCAGCGTGTCGTCGGCAAGACCGAGGACTCGTCGGTCACCTCCGACCCGGACTCGACTCCCGACAGCGTGGGCGACGCCAAGGAGCCGCGACTGCCGCAGGCCCTCGTGGTCGTTCCCACCCGTGAGCTGGCCAAGCAGGTCGCGGCCGATCTCGTCACCGCCTCGGTGCAGCGTGACGTCGACATCATGACCATCTACGGCGGCATGGACTTCGATCCGCAGATCAACCGGCTCAAATCCGGCGTCGACGTCGTCGTCGGCACCCCCGGCCGCCTCCTCGATCTCTACGGTCGCAAGATCCTCAAGCTCCACCGCGTCCGCACCGTCGTCCTCGACGAAGCCGATGAGATGCTCGACCTGGGCTTCCTGCCCGATGTGGAGAAGATCATCAACGCGGTTCCCGCCCACCGCCAGACGATGCTGTTCTCCGCCACCATGCCGGGTGCGGTCATCACCCTCGCCCGGCGCTATATGAATCAGCCCACCCATATCCGCGCTCAGGATCATGAGGATCTGTCGCTGACGGGCAAGAACACGACGCAGTTCGTCTACCGCGCCCATTCGATGGACAAATCCGAGCTCGTCGCCCGCATGCTCCAGGCCGAGGGCCGAGGTCGCACGATCATCTTCACCCGCACCAAGCGCACCGCCGACAAGCTCGCCGCCGAACTCGAGGACCGCGGTTTCGCGGTCAAGGCTCTCCACGGCGACCTCGGTCAGTCACAGCGGGAGAAGGCTCTGAAGTCCTTCCGCGATGGAAAGGTCGATGTGCTCGTGGCCACGGATGTCGCGGCCCGCGGAATCGACATCGACGATGTCACCCATGTCGTGAATTATCAGTGCCCCGATGATGAGAAGACCTACGTCCACCGCATCGGACGCACCGGTCGGGCCGGCAACTCCGGTGTCGCCATGACCCTGGTCGACTGGGATGACATGCCCCGCTGGCGTCTCATCAACAAGGCCCTCGGCCTCGATTTCGACGAACCCGCCGAGACCTATTCGACCTCGCCCCACTTCTTCTCCGACCTGGGCATCCCGAAGGGCACTAAGGGCCGACTGCCGCGCCAGCACCCCGAAGGCGAGGACGAAAAGTCCTCCGGTGAGCGCAAGGGCCGTGGATCCGATCGTCGCGGTTCCGGCCGTGGCCGTTCGGAATCTCGCCGAGGCGGCTCATCCGACCGTCGTGAATCCTCCTCCGACTCCGGCAGCGACGACCGCAAACCGCGCCGCCAGCGCAGCCGTCGCCGCACCCGCGGCGGCAAGCCGGTCAACCGCGCACAGGGCGGCCAGACGGGTCAGGGCGGCCATCCGGCCACCGACTCCAGCGAGGACTGA